GGCTCATAAAGGCGATGTGCTTGCCTTGTTGAGTTAAAAGCGCGCCTATTCCCTCCGCTGTAGCGTCGGTTTCTATGGTGAAGGGCTCATCGAAATTGGGCATCGCCAAAACAGATGTGGTGGTCATTGCTTGTTAAAGAGTCATGAAGTCTACTTCGGTGTCCTCGTTCCATCCGAACTGCCCTTTCTTGAGGAGATTGGTAGGGGTCGAGTGATGATGCCATAATTCCGAACAAATTTCCTGTAATGTCCTATTAAGCCTAAAAAACAACGTAATTCAGAAATATTAGTTGGTTGAGGCCACGCCACCATGGCTGCAATTTTGTGATTATCGACCTTCACTCCTTGAGGCGTAACAATGTGTCCCAAATATTCTAACTCCTGTTGGCCGAATGCACACTTGCTGGCCTTGGCAAAAAATTGATGCTGCCTCAAAATCTCCAAGGTTTGTTTAACATGCACCATATACCTATCCCAAGTAGAACTATATACGAGAATATCATCGAAGAAAACCAAAATAAACTTGAAATATAGAATTCATGATGGCTTGAAATGTAGAGGGTGCATTACATAGGCCAAACGACATCACTAAATATCCATAATGACTGGTACAAAAAGCAGTTTTGAGGGTGTCGGAAGGATTTACTCTTACTTGGTGATATCCGGCCCTTAGATCGAGCTTGGTAAGGTATGATGTGCCATGTAGTTCATCCAACATGTTGTCTACCGTCGGAATGGGAAATCGGTCCTTGATGGTGGTGGTATTGAGTGCGCGGTAGTCTGTGCAAAATCGCCAACTTCCACCCTTTTTCTTCGCCAATAATACTGGCACCGAAAATGGACTGGTGCTCGGACGAATGAGGCCGGAATTCAGCATCTCTTGAACTTGTTTTTCGATTTCTTCCTTCTGGAAATGGGCATATCGATATGGGCATACATTAATTGGCTCGGTCCCCTCCTTGAATGTAATGCAATGCTCTACCTCGCGCACAGGTGGCAGACTCGAGGGCTCCTGGAACACGTCTGCATAGATTTTTAGCAACCTCTGCATGTCTTGCTGCTTATCATCAGGTGGCGCATCATGTGATGTTGTTCCCATGGTTGGTTGAAAGCACACCGCAAATAACGCATGGCCTTGGTGGAACTCCTTGGATATTTCTTTTGGTGATGCCACCTGAATTGCTTGCACATCTACACCTTGCAGCCTCCGGTCctgattttcccaaataaagttCATGGTCAATTGTTTCCAGTTACAAACCACGGAGCCAAGCATTTCGAGCCATTGCACACCAAGTACAAGGTCAAGACCTGTTAAGGGCAGAGAAAAAAGGGTGAAGTAAAACTCGGTGCCCTGTAACTCCACTTGTACCTTATCGTATCGCCCCTGACACTTTAGTCTTTCTCCATTGGCCACCCGGACAAAAAATGCCTCCTTGGGTACCACTGGTAACCTGAGCATGCTTGCCAAATGATCATTGATGAAATTATGCGTCGACTCGTTGTCAACCAAAACCACTACTTCGTGAGGGCCCATTCTTGTTGTTATGTGCATGGTTCTTGGACCCGACCACCCCGTTAGTGCATGCAACGTGATTTCTGGTTCTAGTTCATGTTCCCGTACCTCTCCTGTTCTCCACCTTGGGCTCCCTCAAAATCTGCTGATCAGTAATGTCTTCGCATACCACGTTACCAGCATGCCCCTCCAAGCGTTCATTACAGTTGAAACAGAGACCTTGAGCCCTTCTCCTTTACATTTCCTCCCATGTTAAGCGCCTGATTGGCACAGCAGGGGTAGCAGGAACTACAAGCGTGGTTTGTGGAAGAGCTAGAGGAGCTCTTGTAGTTGGTGGTCGCGTGAACTGTTGCTGTTGTGCAAGTTGCTCATCTTGCATTCGTGCTAAATTAATGGCCACCTTGAGGGATTGCGGTTTAAACATCCGAATCCCATCAGAAATCTCAGCCGTCAAGCCGCCCATGAACGTCCCCACCAACGCCTTCTGCGTCCATCCACGCACATTGTTGCCGAGCTTCTCAAGCTCGCGTTGATAGTCTCTCAACGTTCCCAGTTGCTTGATCCTTGAGAGAGCTTTATCAAATTCTTCCCATCCTGATGGTCCGAAGCGAGCCCATAATTCCTCTTCAAATTTTCCCCATGAGATCAAATGTCCTTCTTCTTGTAACGTCCTGCGAAGCCACTGCCACCGTTGGTTGGCCTCCCCTTCAAGGTGGTACGCAGCCATGGGACCTTTTTGGTTTTCTGCAGTGCCTTGGTATTCAAAGAATTGTTCCACCCGATTGAACCACTCCGTTGGATCATCTCGAGAGAAGCATGGAAATTCTAACTTAGCTGATTTTGACGACGTGATTTGCTGACCTCCATCTTGGTTGTCTCGGTGGTGATAGCCATGGTTTGAGGTCTCCGGATTAGAGAGCAACATATTCGAAAATTGATTGAGAGTTTCCTCCAAATGGTGGAATTTGTTGTTCATACCAAACTCCATTTGCTGTAGTCCTTCTTGAATTGCACCGAGCCCATACTCCAAGTGCTCAATACGCTCCTTGTTAGTTCTCATAAATGACCTTGCTCTGATGCCAATGATAAGTCCCAACACAGAAACTCAATTGATAAGTGAATTATTTTCTGTTTGGGTGAGAAAGTACCGCATGGTATGGATAAAatgatttttcttcttctccctctcaTTGATAGCTTTTGGCTGCTTAAATAGACAAAGCCACGTACAGGAAAACCGGAATAAAAGGAACTCACGTAAAACAGAGCATGCAAATacacgtaaaaaaaaaaaaaatagagcgTAACTGACGGAAAACTGCCACGACCATTTGCACGTAAATTTGCTACGATCCAATCCACTCCTACATTGTTGTTCATGTGTTTAATGGCCCCGTCCACTGCCGACGTCGCATGCATGCCGCATGTGTGACGGAAAACTGCCACGACCACACGTAAAAAAAAACAGAGCACGTCTATCCTCTTCCCAAATATTTGGGATTTGGCTTGAAACCTCTAGCTGAATGTCGTGGCTTAACAGTTTCATTACCCTGGATCTGTTAGTTCTTGGAAACAACGTGAACCGTAATTTGTCTAAAACTAACAATAATtctaaaatatttgatttataccATTGAGATGTTTTACCTGTATCCAGGCTTGGGATTGTGTTCAAAGATTTAAGACATTTATCtgtgtttaaatatttttacattgaagagAATAGTAAAAGGCATTGGCTTATGTCTAAAGATGTTAGACAATGGTGGTGACAACCATGGCATTATTATCAGGATTAGAATGGATGGTATAACTCAGGCTACAAGTCACATTCTGTGGGGGGACAAACTATCAAGTGGTTCATTATGTGATTagaggtgtggtttgtttggatTTGGTGTTGTTTTTAGGAGTGATTATGATGTCACCTGACTTTCTTCTTACTTGCAGGCATGGTTATCACAAGCAAGGTGTACTTTTCAAATCTATCCATTTTTAGTTTTGTTACGCAATGATTTCAACCTGAAAGAAAAGGAATTCACAGGGTATAAATGACGAGTAATAAAAGATGCGTTAGCATTTGTAGGGTGGTGCCTGGGGATGTGTTGGTTTGGTATTTTTTTCTCACTTAAAAATCTCCCCCACCTTTTCGGTTTTGGTATTGCTCTTGGCAACAAAACGGTCAAGACATTTGAGGCTCAAGAAGTATCTTCTATCACCAATGATAAAAACaagtaaaaatatacatatagaAATAGAAAGGTGTTTGGAAATTGATCCCAGTTGCCCAAATGTTTGGTAGAGTTGGATAAAACTCATGCCAGATGTATCTTAACTTTATGATTTGATGGATTTCTTCTTTGAAGACTTCCTTGagatgatgcgcatgatttaattttccaAACATATTGGAACATGTTTTGTGGTTGACGTTATATTCATTTTGTATTTCACGTGCTCAATAACAGAGGTTTTAGTTGTATACTAATACCTCATGGATATTAAAAGAACATTGTGCAATGGATAGGCCGATGAGAGTATAGTCATCATGTCCCTTAGAAACACAGATTATGCATATAAGAAAGCATGTTGAAATTGAAGTTAGAAATATGGGTGAAGTATCCTATTTAGTTACCCAGAATTTCCTCTAAAACTTGAATATAAGCGACTATACTATGTAGTAGTTTGGGATGCCAACCCTGACCCCCTTTTGTCCTAAGTTGAGGTAGTAGATCAAAGAAAATCCTCATAAGTATAGCATTAAAAAAAATACCCACCTTGAGAGAATTAAATTGTCTCAACCCTCATCTCGCTTATGATTGATAAGAGAGGATGGCTGCACgtctttcatttttattcaaagtaATGATGGGCATTATTTATGCCTATTTTAATAtaaattcttaattttttttaaaataataataataataataataataataattgagggTTGATTTCAAAACTTAGTTTCTACTTCATACTCAATTGAACTACTTGACTACCTACAGATGATCAAGGAACTATTGCAGCACAAAACCATCCTTTTAATCCTTGGCgtgagaaatagaaatagaaccCTTTCCCAAACCGGGGGCTGGGGGGAGATGCCTCGCATGCAGACAATGATTAGTGCACGCTTTTGCTTTCTGCCCAACAAATTTCGAAATTCAAAAACAGGGTGCCAAATTTTGAACGAGAAGAGTGTCGCTTCCTTCGGTTTTACCCatccatttattttttatttttattttattaagttGGTGTTTGGGGTGCTGCGCATGCCAATACCAACCATCTCaccttattattacttttatcTGAACCcactaaccctaaccctaaccctaacccatGTGGGGGATCAGTGCGGTGGCCCCTCCCCCACTTTCCAGCCTTTCCCCAACCTCCCCCCGTTTTTCAGACTGATTCAGCTTCGGTTTCCGGGAAACGAAAGATTACCCAAATTCTCTGTTCTCTACTCTATTATTTTCTATTCCGTTATTCTCTTCTTTCCAAACACGTCCTTCCGCCAACCGCCACCCACTTCCCACCGAACTATATCCCTACGCGCCCCCACCCAAACGCTGCCCTACGCCACCACTCGCTCGCGCCACGATCTTGCGCCACAGTAGCCGCCACGCGCGCACTCAGTGAGGCGCATTTTAGCCCCCGCCCTCAACGAACACACCCAGCGCAGGGCATCTCACCTCGGTCGTCAGCAAGCGCGTCGCTTTCTCGTTCCACCGCGTCAGCAGTCTTATCTTTCGCACCCCGCGCTCACTTTAGCACGTCTGCCTAGCTGGCTGCCTCAGGCTGGCCTGCGGACTACTCGCGCACGATAGCATCGCCCTCCACACCCGGTTCTGGATTACTCCCCGCACGTGTCGTTCATTCACTCGCCCACGTCAGTTCGCCGTTCTGTGCTCCCCACCACCTAGCTTTATCAtcttttctctctccctctctccctcccCCCCCTTCCCCCCACCCGCTTCTCTCTCTATATCACGCCTCTCACTTTCATATCTAGGGTTTCTGAATCTTCCCTGTGTAGCCATGGGCTCGTTGCCGGATCCCGGCGGAGAGTTTCCTCAGTCGCCGCCGAGTTTTGACGATTTTCAGAAGCAGACTTCTCTGATGACGTCCTGTACTCTGCTATGGAAAGAGCTCTCCGATCACTTCACTTCGCTCGAGCAGGACTTGCGCAGGAAGTCTGAGGCTCTCAAGCACAAAATCCAGACACTAGACCACCAAACCAAGGAGTCCCTCACCGTGCTTGAGAAGCGCGAAGTCACCATCGACGGCAGCGTTGAGATCGCCCTCGGAAAAGTTGCAGGGTGCAAGGAGGCTGCATTGATCGCTGTCCAGAAAGGCGGTGATGGCGATGATAATGGCGAGGTTGATGATACGGATGGATTACTGATGACGCTGAAATGTTTTTGTCTGAAGATGGACACGGAGGGGTTTTGGAAGTTTATTACTGTGAGGAAGAAGGAATTGGATGTGCTGAGGAGTCAGATACCAGTGGCTTTGGCTGAATGTGTTGATCCGGCAAGATTCGTACTGGAAGCGATGTCGGAGGTGTTTCCGGTGGATAAGAGAGTAGAGAAGAGTGAGAGAACAAATGATTTGGGATGGGCGTGTGTTCTGGTGCTGGAGTCGTTGATACCGGTGGTGGTCGATCCTGTCCTGGGAAGTTCACGCCCTTTGGTTACACCACGGATGAAGGAACGAGCGAAGGATTTTGCGGAGACGTGGAAGGCGAGCTTAGACCAGCGTGGTGGGATCGAGAATGTGAAGACTCCGGATGTGCACACGTTTCTGCAGCATTTGGTGACATTTGGGATTGTTAAGAAGGAAGATGTTGATTTGTATAGGAAGCTTGTTGTTGGGTCTGCGTGGCGGAAGCAGATGCCTAAGCTTGCAGTTGCCCTCGGGTTGGGTGAGAAAATGGCTGGTACGTTGCTTCTTCATCTGCTTTTGtttttactttcttttctttcttttttttttctatttttgggaGCTTTTGTAAGTACCATATATGTGTGGAATGAGCTGTACTCAGTCGATTGAATTTTGTCACAATATTCCTCTGCATCTACTGAATCATGTTTCAGAGGTGTAAAAATTTGCCTCCTGAATTCTTGCCCCTCAAATGCAATCATTGATTAATGTTTTGAGTCAGACATTCATTCATGGTCACTTGCAACCAAGGTGCTTTGAGAACATGCTGGCTTGTTTTATTTCtagtttcatttttatttatttcgtTTTAAGATTTTGACCCTCGCAGAAGTTTTTAATGCCTCTGTTGATTTTTAAAAATGTGGACAAAcagtttttgaaaattattgtTCCAGGTTTTTGAAATCAATACATGCATTGCAAAACCTGTTTCATTTGTTCAAATGTTCAAAGAGGTCAAAATGGAAGTAGAAAGAAATAATACGCCCTTTTAAATGCTGGTGAATGTTTTATGCAGTGAGCTTGAGTAAGCTATGCAGTATGCACTTCCTATGTACTTGGTGCATGCTCAGGGTGATGTTTATTAGCCCGTCAAGTTATTGGAAAATTAGGTTTGGTTAAATGGCTAACACATGGTCTTATTTGAGGGAAAAATATGGTTCAAACATTTAGTTTTTAACATATTGTTTATGTGatataaattgggaaaaaaaagtTTTACACCAAGCCACAAGCAGAGTAATACCttgaaaattctctctctctctctctctctcacacactcaCACAATAGCGtaattttatgatatttgttATAGACATTGTAATACTCCGGTCTCCTTTTGAGATGGCCGATATTGATGAAGTGAAGTTGCCATTTGGGCCGGTGGAGTAGTTTCGTGTCTTGAAATCATTGGGTCAAGATTGATTCCTGGTGATGTTTTGGATGAAAGCATTTATTTTTCCTTCTCATTATGTTTGCTATTGTTGGTTAAGGAGTATATATTTGGGTGTAGTCTCTAGTGTTCTTATCATAAGACTTCTTAAAATGGTATAATTATCCATTGATGTTGCAACAATAGTGTGCTGCATATTATGTGTGACATGTCACTTGTGTATTTAGCAGTCCATTCTTGGTATTTGCTTTTTGATAAGCTTGATGCCATAAAAGTTTGCATGATTTGCAGAAGTTAGTGGTGGTTTTTCACTATAGGGAATTGGCAGTGCTACAGAGTGATTAGTAATTGAGTTGTAAGATTGATTAGGATGCAAGGGAATTGTGGGAATTACTTTAGTTGTAGGAAATTGAATTGGTTGTGTTTGTTTTCTATT
This genomic stretch from Malania oleifera isolate guangnan ecotype guangnan chromosome 3, ASM2987363v1, whole genome shotgun sequence harbors:
- the LOC131151017 gene encoding FRIGIDA-like protein 4a translates to MGSLPDPGGEFPQSPPSFDDFQKQTSLMTSCTLLWKELSDHFTSLEQDLRRKSEALKHKIQTLDHQTKESLTVLEKREVTIDGSVEIALGKVAGCKEAALIAVQKGGDGDDNGEVDDTDGLLMTLKCFCLKMDTEGFWKFITVRKKELDVLRSQIPVALAECVDPARFVLEAMSEVFPVDKRVEKSERTNDLGWACVLVLESLIPVVVDPVLGSSRPLVTPRMKERAKDFAETWKASLDQRGGIENVKTPDVHTFLQHLVTFGIVKKEDVDLYRKLVVGSAWRKQMPKLAVALGLGEKMADMIEELISRGQQVDAVHFTHEVGLADKFPPVPLLKAFLKDAKKAAASILEDQNIAGRASHLAVRKEQSALRAVIKCIEEYKLEAEFPPENLRKRLEQLEKAKTDKKKPAAAVPANKRTRGSNGGPMPPAKAGRSTNAYVSSFPAAPTFVRSPSHAQYPAAGMPTYAYDRPAAPTMYGSRSPPTNPYAYSPEAAPPLAGSYPGAPINYPTYGGYGNGLAPAYQQAYYR